CCCAGCAGCTTATAGTGCTTACCATGTAGGGAACATTGCCATTACCCTAGTAAAGCCCGCTGCTACAATCGATTACTCCGCTAACATCTGGGAAAACTTATTTATGGCTCTTTTAGATTCCAAAGGTCGCTTGTTCGGTAAAATCAATCTCCTCGATTTAGGTGCTCTACTAGTAATTGTGCTAGTAATATTCGGCATCTTTGTCTTTCCTGGTACTTCCGGTTCTGTAGCCCAAGTGGGTTCTAAAACAGTACCTATAGAGGTAGACCTAGTAGTTCGTGGTTTGAATGTCCGCGATCCGCAACAGTTGTTTGATAAAGGATTGAAAGCCAATGGTAAAACTAACGTGATTATCCGCAATCAACCTCATGGTGAAATTGGGATTAAATCAATTCAACAATTACCAAGAACAGTAAATGTTCCCCAGCCTGATGGCTCGATTAAAGAGTTACCAGATCCAAAATCCAACAATTTTAGTACAGATATGCTGTTGACTTTAGAAGGGAAAGCACAAGTCACGGCAAACGGGCCAGTTTTAGGCAACAGTAAAGTCAAAATTGGTATGCCATTTGAGTTAGAAGGTTTTAACTACAACTTTAATGCCACTGTCATCGATTTAAGATTGAAAGATAAATAAGTTAGGTTGGTTCGATCGGCAACATCAATTAGCTCGACTTTATCCCCATCGAAATCAATTAACTTTGTAATGACAGCCTGGTGATGTTGAAAAAAGCTGAACTGTTGAATCAGGGTTTTACCGTATGGCTCATCGCTTTTTAGCTAGTTGCTACAGGTATTACAAATATAAAAAATGGATAAAGTCTAGTAATTTCCGTTGCGGGCAAGCAAGAAACTGTATCAAAGTATCGAAAGTCTAGAAAAAAATTACCGATACAGGGTAGGATAGGACATCGACAATTAAAAATGAAAGTGTTAAAACGCCTTTAACAGATGTAATTTTGATAGGCCTCTCCTACCTCACCTTCTATACTTCGAGGCAAGGAAGAAACGCAAACACTAGGGTTTTAAGCTTCTACTTTGATAATATAGAGGCCTAATCGCATCATCGCACTGACTTGAGTGTAGCGTTCTCAATCACAATATCTAAATTTTTATTTTGGATAAATTTTTGAGAACTCTGCTGGACTACAAGATAAATATTTTTCTTCTAGTTAGAGAAATTTTGGACTCATTAGACGAAGTAATAGAGCCTTGAATAAGCTATTGTTTACAGGTAAGTCTTTTCGCTTTATGGCTTTCGCCCTCCCGCTATTGATGTGGTGGGGATACAAGGAAGTGAAAAACCAAATTGTGCAGCCGCAAGCGGTTTTATTGTTAGGCGGCTCAACAAAAAACTTGGAACGAGAGAAGTTTACAGCGGATTTTGCGAAGAAGCATCCAAATTTACCAATTTGGATTAGTGGAGGTAGTCCACCTAGATCGACCCAAAAGGTGTTTACTAGAGCTGGTATCGATCCCGACCGTTTACATTTGGATTATGAAGCAGTAGATACAGTTACTAATTTTACAACCTTGGTCGATGATTTGCAAGCTCACGGCATCAAGAGCGTTTATTTAATTACCTCTGATTTCCATATGCGGCGTGCCAGTGTCATTGGCGAAATTGTTCTAGGTAGTCGGGGTATTGAGTTTAAAACCGTACCAGTTCCTTCAGAGAAACCACCGGAACCTATTGAAAAATCTCTCCGAGATGGGGCTAGAGCTATACTTTGGGTTGCAACTGGCTACACAGGTGCAGAGGATACAAGGGCTAAGTAGAGAGACAAGGAAGTAGGGGGAGCAGGGGTAAAGGAAAAGATGCAGGGGGCAGGGAGCAGGGGGAAATAACTAATGACTATTGACTATTGCCTTTTGACCAAGGACTCTTGACTCTTGGCCAATGACGCCAGTTGCTACAACGCGACGGCACTTCCTACCCTACTCTACCCTGCGGGAACCTTCTTCGAGGGAACGAGAACGCCTGACGGCGAATGGGAACGCTTACCCTTCGGGAACGGCTCCGCCGAACAGCGAACAAGTCGGCGTTCGCCCTTGGCGTTGCCGAAGGCTAGCCGCCCAACGGAGTGCCTTGGGAACCCGCGCAACGCACTGGCTCCCCCATACCCAGGTTTAACCTAAATCCCGATGAGTAAATGACTTAGCATTTGCGCCTGTGTAGGTAGCTACAATATGAGCATCACCAGTCATTTGATACTTGTAGGTTACTAATCCTTCTAAACCAACAGGGCCTCTGGGAGGCATTTGTTGAGTACTGATTCCGACTTCTGCGCCAAAACCGTAGCGGAAGCCATCAGCAAAGCGGGTAGAACAGTTGTGGTACACTCCGGCTGCATTTACTAATCCGAGGAAACTTTCAGCAGCTGCTAAATCTTCAGTGACTATGGCTTCTGTATGGCGCGAACCATATTCGTTGATATGAGCGATCGCCTCTTCTAAGGAGTCTACAATTTTAATTGCTAATATCAAATCGCTGTATTCTGTTTCCCAATCTGCTGCGGTTGCGCTATGAATCTGAGGCAAAATCTGGCGAGTGCGTTCATCACCTCTTAATTGGACATGATTTTCTTGCAAAGCTAAAGCAACTTTGGGAAGAAATTCTGGAGCAATACTTGCGTGAACTAATAACGTTTCAATGGCATTACAAGCTGCGGGATATTGAATTTTAGAATCAACGGTAATGCTTACTGCTTTGGCAATATCGGCTGCTTTATCTACATACAAATGACAAATACCATCGGCATGGCCAAGTACGGGAATGCGGGTATTTTCTTGTACAAATCGTACAAAAGAATTAGAACCTCTAGGAATAATTAAATCTACATATTTATCTAAATTTAAAAGTTCTAGCGTTTCTTCCCTCGTTGTTAGCAACTGTACTACATCTGGGCTTACAGCAGTGTTTGATAAGCCTTGTTTAATTGCTTTGACAATAGCTTCGCAAGAACGGATCGCTTCTTTACCACCTTTGAGAATCACACCATTACCGGATTTGATTGCCAAAGAAACAATTTGAATTGCTGCTTCTGGACGTGCTTCAAAAATAATGCCCAAAACGCCTAAAGGACAAGTAATTCGCTTGAGAATTAAGCCTGTATCGATTTCGCGGTGAATTTGGACTTTCCCTACCGGATCGGCTAGCTTACCAACATCTCTAACTCCCGCGATCGCATCTCTTAATTTATGTTCATCCAACTGCAAGCGTTTATAAAGTGGTTTGGCAATACCATCAGCAGTGGCGGCTTCACAATCGGCTATATTTGCTTGCAAGATTTTATCTCTTGCCGATTCTAAAGCTTGGGCGATCGCTTCAATAGCTTGATTTTTCCCTTCAGTTGAGAGAACTGCCAGCTTACTTGCTGCTTGGCGGGTTTTTTGAGCGATCGCAATTAGGGAAGAGGCAGTTTGGAGAGTAGTCATGTCACAAAAAACTGTCTAGTATGGCACAAATCTTTGGCTTGTACCCATCCTATCAACCTTGGTTGGTCATTTGTTATGAGTCAAGAGTCAAGAGTTGAGAGGAATTCTGAATTTTGAATTGATTGTCTCCTCTGCTGCCCTGATTCCACATCCTCAATTACTTGACATAATTTATACAGTATCTATTTGAAGTTTTACGAAATAGCGATGACGAGTGTTGGATCTATTGAGTATTGATCGATCTAATTACTACTCCTTTGCCAAGGAGATACTATGTCATTGCAATCTGGATTAGATGCCTTTAACCAAGGACGTTATTCCGAAGCCGTTCAAATACTGGAAAAATTCTGCCGGGATGCTGTAGATCGAGAGTCCTCAGATTATCTTTCAGCACAAATGTGGCTGATGAAAGCCTACCAAGGTACAGGAGAAATCGAAAAAGCGACAATCCTGTGCCAAAAGTTGATGATGAGTGACAATCCTGAGGTACGAAGTTGGGCAGAACAAGCTCGCCAATCCTTCCCGCAATCGCCAACGAACCAGTCTAGCGCTATCCAAAAAGCTGGACGTGCGGCGACGGCTGGTGCGAAATTGGCAATGGGCGGTGTAGGCGGGAGCCTTTTATTAGCTTCTGGTGTCACCATCACCTTGCTGTTTGGGATGGTGTTGGCTTTAGGTTTGAGTTTAGTACTTATTTTGGGTAGCAACGATCCACTGCAAGGATTGGCGATCGCAATTGCGATCGCAATAGTTTTTAATCTTGCTGCCTTTTTCCTGTCGCCTTTCCTGATGGACTTAACCCAAAGCTGGCTTTACCAAACACGCTGGGTAGATTTAGCAGAAGTTGAAATCCTCAGTCCAGAGACAGCGAGAGTTATTCAGCAAGTCTGCCAACAGAAAAAGCTGAAAACTCCGAGGCTTGGCATTATTAACGACCAAAACCCCACAGCTTTTACTTACGGCTCGTTGCCGAATAGCGCCCGGTTAGTCGTCAGTCAGGGACTTTTCACTTATCTAGATGATGATGAAATTGCTACTGTCTACGCTCACGAACTAGGTCACATCGTCCACTGGGACTTTGCTGTGATGACGGTAGCTTCTACCCTAGTGCAAATTTGCTACTTAATTTACAGTACAGCCAACAGATTTGGTCGGGGTGGCGGCGATAGCAAAATTAAAGACGCTATGCAGACTGCTGCCCTTGCTGCTTATATATTTTATATTGTCGGAACTTACCTACTGCTGTATCTTTCCCGTACTAGAGAATACTTTGCAGATCACTTTGCTGCGGAAACCACAGGCAACCCTAATGGCTTATCCCGTGCTTTGGTGAAGATTGCCTACGGGATTTTAGAAGAAGGGCAAAGGACGCAAGAACCCAGTCGTTTAATTGAAGGAACTCGCGCCTTGGGTATTTATGACCCGAAAGCCGCTGCTTCTACAGGAACCGCTTATCGCATCGCTTCCGATACCCAAAAAATCGGTCGTGTCTTTTTGTGGGATATGTTTAACCCTTGGGGCTGGTGGATGGAATTAAATTCTACTCACCCACTCACAGGTAAGCGAGTCCGCGCCCTTAGCACCTATGCAGAACAGTTGGGTTTACCAATTGAGTTTGATATGGGGCGAGTCATTGGCGAAGGCAAGAATCTCAATCGGAATAAGCTTTATGGTAATTTCTTCTTAGATGTAGTGCTGTACGGCGCTGAAACCATCGGCTTTATAGTTGGCTTAGTCTTAGGCATTATTCTCTGGTCTAGTTCCGCCCATTCCGGCTTGGTATTTGGCGCACCACTCATCGGCTTAGGCTTAGGAATCTCAATCAAAGCCTTCGTCATGTTCCCCGACTACAAACAAGCACCAGAAACAGATATTTTGACCTTGATGTCAGACCCCTACGCCAGTCCGTTGCGGGGACAACCTGCAAAACTGCAAGGACAACTCATTGGTCGTGGCGATGCTGGGAATAAGTTGGGTTCCGATCTGAAAATTCAAGACCGTAGCGGAATGCTTTATCTGCACTACGCCTCACGTTTTGGCCCCATTGGCAACTTATTGTTTGGCATGAAGCGAGTACAAAGCTTGATTGGCGAACAAGTCGAGGCTGTGGGATGGTTCCGTCGTGGCGTTGCTCCTTGGATGGATCTGATCCAACTCCAAAGTGAGAATGGTACGGTTGTTAATAGTTACCACCGCTTCTGGTCATTTGTACTGGGTGGTGGAGCAATTATTTTCGGATTGGCCTTGACGATATTTATGAGCAGCAGTTAGCCTGTTCGCAGAGCATTTCTAATTTATCCAAGCTGTAATTTGCTAGGGGTGGTGAATAACTGCCCCTGTTTTTTTGTAACAAGTCGCTTTTTAACTCTTGAGGAAACTACGGTAGTTGCGATCGCCCGCATTTGGCTTGAAGAATAACCTCTTCTATAATTACACTCATCCCTAAATTAGCCACATTAACAATGGCTCGAATCACTGCTAATTGCTCCTCCTCATTCCTTACAGACCCAATCCTCGTTACACTGAATAGAGCGTCAAATTGAGCAAGAGGAAGGCTAAACAACGCTGTGCAGATCACATTTTTAGGGACAAGTTCTGGTGTACCCACAAGAGCACGCAATGTTTCCAGCGTCGCCCTGAGACTACCCCAAAGGGCGGAGTTGTGGTTATTCGATTGTGGCGAAGGTACTCAGCATCAACTTTTGCGGAGCGACCTGAAAATCAGCCAACTATCCCGAATTTTTATTACTCATATGCACGGCGACCACATCTTTGGCTTGATGGGACTGCTGGCAAGTTGTGGGCTGGCTGGTAATGTGGAACGAGTTGATATTTATGGCCCGCCTGGATTAAATGAATATATCCAAGCTGCCTCACGTTACTCCCATACTCACTTTTCTTATCCTATAAAAGTTCATGCCATTCGTCCGGGGGTAATTTATGAAGATGATGAGTTCACAGTTACTTGTGGACATTTACATCACCGAATTACAGCCTTTGGTTATCGTGTTGCGGAAAAAGACCGAGCAGGACGCTTTGATGTAGAAAAAGCCAAAGAGTTGCAAATTCCGCCTGGTCGAGTTTACGGTCAACTCAAGCGTGGTGAAACTGTAACTCTGAGTGATGGGCGAGTAATTAATGGCAAAGATTTGTGCGGACCTACAGAAATTGGGCGCAAAATTGCCTATTGTACAGACACAGTTTATTGTGAAGGTGCGGTGGAATTAGCACAGGATGTAGATGTATTAATTCACGAGGCAACTTTTGCGCATCAAGATGCAGATATGGCTTTTCAACGGCTACATTCCACCAGCACAATGGCAGCACAAACAGCTTTAGTTGCTAAAGCACATCGCTTAATCATGACTCATTTCAGCCCCCGCTATGCTCCAGGAAATACTTTAGAACTGAGAGATTTACTTCAGGAAGCTAGAGCAATTTTCCCCAATACCGATATGGCTCATGATTTCATGGTTTATGATGTACCAAGGCGACGGGAGTTAGAATTAACCAAGACAGGTGTATAACAATTACTCAAAATTAGTATCGCTAATAAACATTTCCCAAAATCCTGATACAGATAGTTTTTCGTATAAGTTTAGTATTGCTAAACTCCCAAGCGTGTATCTGTATTTATTAAGGTGAAATGCGATTAAATATTTCTCACAAAATTATTTTCCGGATGAACCAAGATAAAACTGAATAAGCCTTTATGTAAGTCTTTCTGTATAAACTTATGGAAATGCCCCAACGCGTATCAATTCGCTACAAAGATACGACCTACAACACTAACGAGATACGGTTGAAAACCTTCCGTTTAGCATTTCAACTATGGGAAGAACAAACTAAAACAAGAAAAACAGAACTTTACGAATTTATCCAAACTTGCTTAAAACAGATCGATCGCCAAGATAGATTTATGATTTCTCTATTATTCGTAGAATTAGCAGATTTAATACGTGATTCTTCTTTGGATAGGGGAATGAAAGAGGTTTTAATTAAAACATCCTTTAGGGAATTTGCTTGCGCGTTAACAGACTTTGAAGATAATTCTAAATGATATTTAACTGATTAAAAATCTCAGCTTTTCTGAGGAATTTATTATAAAAATTAGGTTATTGCTATTTCTAGCAAACAATAAATATTGGGAATAAATTATATTTCTAAGTTTGTTAGATTAGGCTTTTGTGAACTGTTTTGTCTTGGGCTGAAGGATGGCTAAATCTGTAGTGGTGAGCCACGAGACATCACATAAACCATAATCAAGGCGATCGCTCCTAGTATAGCCTAGGAGCCACCCCGATCGTCGTTCGAGGAGACAGTTTTGTCTTTTTTGATACTTTCTTCTAGAGCTTGAATTTGTTCTCGTCGGGCTTCCAATTCTAGAGAACGACGTGCTAAATCTTGATTTTGCAATGTCAGCGCTTGTCGCCAATGTTCGGCTCGTTCAGCTTCCTGTTGTAAAAAGTCTGGAGTAATACCAGTAGATAGGTAGGCTTGTACTAAATGTAGTACCCAATTGGTTGCATCTTCTAATCTTTCTATGTCGCCTGTCGGCGAAAGTTCTACTAACACCAGCAATTTTTCGCTCATGGTGTTTCCTTTCCCTAACAGTATTACCGCTTCTTCTGGAATAATTGCCCAAAGATTATCGGCTTCTTGTCGCGCCAACAAGCGCAACTGATACTGTTCTAAAAACTCGTTTTTGTGTACCTGGGCTAAATATTGCATGACTGTCGCTACTCTTCGAGAACTGCTTTGCAGAAAGCTCTAATTCAAAATTAAAAATTGGTTTTTGATTTTTGATGTTTCGGGATTTTTATGGGTAGTGGGTGAGTTAATCATCATCACCCATTACCCATTGCAGTTATACTAAACCACGCAGGCGATCGCGTAAAATTTCTGCTTGTTTTTGTGCCTCGGCTAAAGCATCTCGCGCACTTTGTACCACATCTTTTGGCGCTTTATCGACAAAGTTAGCGTTGCTTAATCTTGCACTCAAAGATTGGGCTTCTGTTTCGGCTTTGCTCAGGCTTTTCTCTAGCTTGGCACGTACTGCTTCAATATCCACCACACCTTTGAGGGGAATTACCACTTGTACCGTACCCACAACACCAGCAATGGCGTTTTCTGCTGGTTCAGGCTGTGGTTCTATCTCTGGTTGATGCTTGTCTAGTGTTGGTGGGAAAAACTTCGCCCACAACTGTTGTCTAGCTTGTGCAGATAGTAAATAACGGCTAGTAAACCAAGTTGCGTAACCAAAACCTACTATTTCAAAGAAAGTTCCAAATAGGGGAACATCATCAATTGCATTCCCAACAGTGTAAGCCAACCTAGTAAAGACAATCGCCACGATAATTAAGCCTATTGTTTTTAAACCCCTAAGAGGTTTTTTAGATGTAACTGTCGCTTTATTAGACTTATCGGCAATGGTTAAAGTCTCCACCTTCGCCAAATCTTTAATATAAGCTTGTCCCACCGTGAGGATTTGCCGTTCTGTGGGATTTTCACTTTGGAAGTTGACTGTTACTTTTGCCCCTGGCTTAATCTCCGCCTCAGCGCGTAAATTGCGAATAGTACGAATAGTCTCAATTAGCAGTTCAAACTGTGTCTCAATCTCTGGATTGATTGAGTTGCTATCGACTTGGGGATAGGGTTGTAACGATAAAGTTTGTGGGGAAGTTGCTGGTTGTTGGGTAAGAGTTTGCCAAATCTCCTCAGTAATATGGGGCATAAAAGGATGGAGAAGTTTTAAAATTCCTTCCAGAACGTGAGCTAGGGTTTGTTGTGCTACTCGCCGCGATGCTGGATCTGCATCTTTTTGCAAGCGAGATTTCACCAGTTCAATATACCAGTCACAGAAGTCACCCCAAATAAATTCATATAATCCTTTAGCAGCTTCACCTAAACCATAATTATCGATGTAATTAATAGTTTGTTTAACAACTTGATGATAGCGAGAAAGAATCCAGCGATCGCTTAATTCTGTAGCGAGGGGTTGACCTAATTGTTGGGGTGTTTGTCCGTCGAGGTT
The genomic region above belongs to Calothrix sp. NIES-2098 and contains:
- a CDS encoding gamma-glutamyl phosphate reductase, yielding MTTLQTASSLIAIAQKTRQAASKLAVLSTEGKNQAIEAIAQALESARDKILQANIADCEAATADGIAKPLYKRLQLDEHKLRDAIAGVRDVGKLADPVGKVQIHREIDTGLILKRITCPLGVLGIIFEARPEAAIQIVSLAIKSGNGVILKGGKEAIRSCEAIVKAIKQGLSNTAVSPDVVQLLTTREETLELLNLDKYVDLIIPRGSNSFVRFVQENTRIPVLGHADGICHLYVDKAADIAKAVSITVDSKIQYPAACNAIETLLVHASIAPEFLPKVALALQENHVQLRGDERTRQILPQIHSATAADWETEYSDLILAIKIVDSLEEAIAHINEYGSRHTEAIVTEDLAAAESFLGLVNAAGVYHNCSTRFADGFRYGFGAEVGISTQQMPPRGPVGLEGLVTYKYQMTGDAHIVATYTGANAKSFTHRDLG
- a CDS encoding ribonuclease Z, which translates into the protein MQITFLGTSSGVPTRARNVSSVALRLPQRAELWLFDCGEGTQHQLLRSDLKISQLSRIFITHMHGDHIFGLMGLLASCGLAGNVERVDIYGPPGLNEYIQAASRYSHTHFSYPIKVHAIRPGVIYEDDEFTVTCGHLHHRITAFGYRVAEKDRAGRFDVEKAKELQIPPGRVYGQLKRGETVTLSDGRVINGKDLCGPTEIGRKIAYCTDTVYCEGAVELAQDVDVLIHEATFAHQDADMAFQRLHSTSTMAAQTALVAKAHRLIMTHFSPRYAPGNTLELRDLLQEARAIFPNTDMAHDFMVYDVPRRRELELTKTGV
- a CDS encoding peptidase, M48B family protein, with protein sequence MSLQSGLDAFNQGRYSEAVQILEKFCRDAVDRESSDYLSAQMWLMKAYQGTGEIEKATILCQKLMMSDNPEVRSWAEQARQSFPQSPTNQSSAIQKAGRAATAGAKLAMGGVGGSLLLASGVTITLLFGMVLALGLSLVLILGSNDPLQGLAIAIAIAIVFNLAAFFLSPFLMDLTQSWLYQTRWVDLAEVEILSPETARVIQQVCQQKKLKTPRLGIINDQNPTAFTYGSLPNSARLVVSQGLFTYLDDDEIATVYAHELGHIVHWDFAVMTVASTLVQICYLIYSTANRFGRGGGDSKIKDAMQTAALAAYIFYIVGTYLLLYLSRTREYFADHFAAETTGNPNGLSRALVKIAYGILEEGQRTQEPSRLIEGTRALGIYDPKAAASTGTAYRIASDTQKIGRVFLWDMFNPWGWWMELNSTHPLTGKRVRALSTYAEQLGLPIEFDMGRVIGEGKNLNRNKLYGNFFLDVVLYGAETIGFIVGLVLGIILWSSSAHSGLVFGAPLIGLGLGISIKAFVMFPDYKQAPETDILTLMSDPYASPLRGQPAKLQGQLIGRGDAGNKLGSDLKIQDRSGMLYLHYASRFGPIGNLLFGMKRVQSLIGEQVEAVGWFRRGVAPWMDLIQLQSENGTVVNSYHRFWSFVLGGGAIIFGLALTIFMSSS